ATGAGATGTATTTCAGACTATAACACATAATTTCCAGAATgcgttatattatatacatatttaattaatattacagTGTAAAAAGTAGCATTGAGTTATTTTGTTTCGTTAAAGTAATTTTGGTTAGCAATATGGATTTATTAATTGACTTAAAACTTTATATAAGCTTACAAATTGAAAAGAACCGAAAACTATACATACGTGGTCTCCAGTGCCAGCTAAGTGAATGCACATTGGCTTGAATTTTTCTTCTCTCCATTTTTTGGGCAATATTACTTGAAAATGAGCTTCTTGTGCAGCTTTTGGCACTACACCGGGCAAATGTAGTTCCAAAGGCGAAATAAATTTTCCCTCCAATATGGAGCAAtcagaatatttattatttctagtAATTTCTACCGGATAATCTTGAGGTATTAATTTATAACACGTCTCTCGCCGTGAAATGATTTTACGAAACTCGAATAgcctaaaaatgtaaataaaacattaaaaaactaaattgatTTTAGTGGTAATATACCTATAGTCATATTTGTTTCCTGAAAAAAATTATGCCCGTCATCTCAATCCTTGAATATTAGTAAGTTAACCATTAAAATCGATTATGAtgggaaaaatgttttttaaacaaattcgaCAGatcataaaatgaaataatggaATACTCATATAATTCAGTTGCGATAAAAGTACTCTTTATTACCGAGAAATTAACGAACCTATTTTAAAAACTGTAAAGTAGGCGCACGATTTTGGTCACTGAAATATTAGATTACTTAATGAAAAGTACTTCACttacttaaattatattttttgtgtttaacaATTAACATCAAAATACCAATAAGAATATAGGTACAAATTTACACATGCTACTAATCTTATATAAAGATACGCGTACCTTTGTAAATTTTCTGGTGTTCCCCATCCTTTTTCAAAAAACCGCGTAATTAACATACGACGGTAAATGCTGTCGAGTTTACTCGGTGgcataattcaacaaaaaccggtataaaattttgcaaaaatttccgccaaaatatttttgtaaaacattatagaaattttgaataaattgtatTGAAGTTAAATGAAATGTGTAGAGACAAAACGTCACAGAGTGACAATCTGTCAATTGAAAGCCTTATCAATGCTGATAAACAGCTGTAACTCTTAacctttataaaatttatggaatataGCAGCTATtgatcatattatatataaaactaataaattttcGCGTAGCATaacgacaaaaatatttttatatgtgaaaaattaattaattaattttattaataaaatgtttatttttttggactaaaaattattggaatataaatttatacatagtTATCATCGATCGTATGGTTTTATGGGAATAgatttttaatggtaaagaatGCATATTCCTTATTGTATCTAAATtcagaaaattatattatatgtacatatatttaggaATGTATATGTTGTTAGATATAAACAAGAGCAAATTCATtagtttaaatattgttttgggAGTGGGAAACGTGTACAAGTATAAATTAAGGAATCAAAGGAATATCCTACGTCTCATTTTCAGTACCTTCAATTAAATATTGTCAAATATTACTGAAATTTCAAtgacaaatattttacttcttCATTGAATTCACCCAGCTTCTTATAAGAATGAAAGATGACTGCATTTCAATGGCAAATATTTTACTTCTTCATTGAATTCCCCCAGCTTCTTATCAAAATGAAATATGTCTGCATATTATGGAATCACAAATTCATATCTCTTATTTAACAATCACTATCAATACACGTAAGACATTACGAAGAACATGTAATCAGTGATAAATTTGATTTCAATGtgcgaataatttttattttaaacaacacTTTTGTTGAACTATCGAACAGAAGTGGATGCTAGCCacaaagtttcaaaaaatgttatcAATACTGATTTTATTTAGCACTATACTTACACATACCTCCGCTCAAATACGCATTGTAAACGGAAAAGAAGGACGAATAGAAGATTTTCCATATCAAGTAACTattactttcaaatattttgcacttttgtcCAAAATTCAGCATCACCTACAAATGtgtgtacgtatatgtatgtatatttaggttTCATTGCGCCGTTATTCAATTCATGTTTGTGGCGGTTCGGTCATAGGAGCAGAATGGGTAGTAACGGCCGCTCATTGCATAGAAGCTTTTGAAAAGCAACCGAGAGTATATTCTTTACGCATCGGTAGCTCAAATCGGGGTAAGGGCGGGGAAGTTGTGTCGATATCGAAGATATATAAACATCCTTTGTACAATAGTGGCACAATGAATTTTGATGTGGCGCTACTACGAACACAAAAAAATCGTCTGCGTGGCGAATTCGTACATCCCCTCAAATTACCTTCGCAAAATACACTGATTATGGATAACAAGGAAGCGGTGGTTAGTGGATGGGGACATATGAGTTCGTCGGAACATGTTTTGTCGGAGCGCTTAAAGTATACAAGCGTTAAAATAGTAAATCAACAGAAATGTTCCGAATTAATGAAATCACAAGGGATTGTCACCGAAGCGTAAGTAGCgtatttaaagtatattaactaagtataatttttatattttaaaaactccAATCCAAATTATAAACGTAGCTTTGTCTGTTAATAACAATCGTTTTTACGTTTTAAGATAATATGATAGGAAAAATCTCCTTAAGCATAAAGAAATGCCTTTCTCAATTCTCAAAGAAAACagcatatacaatttttccaatGTTATATCACGTATGGATGTATGATTTTGgatttgtgttatttttattttgtctacacgaagttttattttaatattgaagTAATACTAGCTGGTGTTTAGTTATTAGACTAACATGATTAATATGTGTTACTTTTTAGAATGTTCTGTGCGGCAGCTAGAAACACGGATGCCTGTCAAGGAGATAGCGGTGGTCCAATACAAAGTAGTAACATTTTAATCGGTGTAGTAAGTTGGGGAGTTGGTTGCGCAGATCCCCACTATCCAGGCATTTATACACGTTTGTCTTATTCCGCTGTACGTATTTGGATCAAGCTGATGACTGGATTATGATTGTGTAAAAGTCAAAATATAACTATTCTATAATAAAAACGATTAACATATTTAgacatttaaaaatacatttaatatttatttaaaaagctttttgaatTGGGCTCGAAAGATAAAATTATGGTAATGgtaacataaattttatattcaggTTTACTtactaatatttaattaatttttaatttataagaaAGGTTTTTTTCACAACAACCTTAGTTATAGGCACAGATCACTAAGTTTATcttattacaattttaaaaatatttctttttgttaaagtgaagttaaaaataaacaaaatttttagaaatattactCTACTTTATGGCTTATGCACCTACATAgttttatatacgtatgtatgtgactCGTTTCATCCAAATTTTACACCCACAATTTTTATGttccattaaatattttaaagttgttGTGTTAcactaattgtattattttttgttgttgtttttgagtCTTAAAAGGTGAAAATTCTTAACTTCAGAATTTTTCAGGTtatatcgaaataaaaaaaatattttgacaataTCTTGtctaaaaaatcacaaaataaaatgttttgcatAAGAAAAGTTCAATGTAAATTCAGGGGGGATTgattcatgtacatatattctgcCAAGTAGTGACACtgccaaaaaatttttcaaaaacaacaatgtattgttacgattttactgcttgctagtttactttgttaggttcgtatctctggattgacaaataaaatcaacactgtttaatttaattcaacaactctttatttcacaactcgtctacactatagcagtttactcttagcactgattgattacgttggcgctgccacggcttatatagccacgcacttctcgctgatgccgacgtatccttctagaatattgcgtctggaaattaccagaacataatgctatacggcgccagactcagcaattgtttaactagacaagcagacagtgcggcgccagatgtctattgtttcgacaagcagacagccgtggcgccagatgtctacaacaagacaaatgctattccatatacctacagctattgttcataatcagggatgcatatagtaatacaaatacaacttaatactacttttgtaacactgccctccactaaagcctaatcgtcccgaataggcacaaatcctcttgaaccaaatggggcgagcctctccaaatgtactactttcattttacatcgggctttcccatttctttctatgcggtataccacgtcattaagtcgtttcatcaccatatagggtccttcccaggctgtctgcagtttcggggacaagcctttctttcgaagtggattgtacaacaggaccagatcaccttcttcaaaaccttttgaattttccgcttgatcgaaccggtccttcatcttattgctcatcagatgcgtatgctgtcttaccattagatgcaattcattcatttcttcctttaaggcagaacaataatctccatcatttcctacagctgtaggatttgttccaaacttaagatcagcagggagtcacagatcagatccgaaagtaatctttgctggcgtgtaaccagttgtctcgtgcttcgtgcttgatacgccagcaggaacatctggatgcacttgtcccaattccgttgatctttatcaacgattttccgcatatgttcttcgagcgttcggttgaatctctccaccattccatctgattgtggatgtaacgctgttgtccgtgtcttgtggatgcccaataatgtacagacttcttggaaaatggaagattcgaaattcctgccttgatctgagtgtaattcgatgggcactccgaaccttgttatccaattttctacaaacgcttcggctactgtcttcgcttcttggtttggtaaggcatatacttctggccatttactgaaataatccatgacaaccagtagatatttgtttccggccgtactggttgggaacggacctgcaacatccattgcgactcgttcaaatggtgatcccacgttgtactgttgtagcctaccgcgacttttggctttaggacctttagctgccatgcactctacgcaattacttatccattctgctatggaatctcgacaaccgatccagtagaaccgttgtttaatcttctctatagtttttgtaattccaaggtgccctccactaggtccattgtgatattctttcaatactttcgggatcatggacttcggtactatgatcagcagacgagaatgcttgccatcttcgctttcccaggtacgatgaaggtatccattaacgaggtttatgctgttccattgggcccaatatgcttttgcagttggactctcgctacttatttgttcctttggtggtcgtaccccattttctttggccattaccagctttgcaagatcagggtcctccagctgattgattctgatgcggtgaggagtccaatcatcttcaggttctatattcagtaatcgcacgtcgattataccttctcttccctctgatttggagcaatgtttacgttccagtggacaagggcgacgtgctaatgcatccgcatttttgtggtgaatcctctttcggtgttctgttggttgtttccattttgatgggtttacttttatcttgcaatttccggcaaagtgacccgcttttctacagttgaaacatctgcctgttgtatttactcgctgtgcagcaattgtcttcagagtcttcaatatttcttccatcagcgccggttgttccatttcaactctttgtactttgtgtgctggtttacttagtagcgaagctgtttcctgtgtgagggcgtgcgaaaccgtttcagcaaacgttctttttggcaatgcatatgtggcgcgtttggtgtccacatcacgaattccatttatgaaacattgaatttttaccctctcaatgtattccacaggtgcatctgcatttgccaaatgagccagtcgttcgatttcagttgcgaactcttgtaatgactcgttcatcttctgacccctattttgcagttcgatctggtatatttgtttccggtgctcactgccatatcgtctttctatcgcactcatcaatgcctcatagttgtcccgttcacagtctggaatagtctgaaggatttctgccgcaggtcctttcaatgatacaaacaaggacgctactttgtccgctgcattccagttattggccattgctgtcttttcaaactgaagtttgaaaatttgaaatggaatacttccatcgaatgtgggtgccttcaatcttggattatttgttgatggtgcagggccatgcagttgcagttctcgcatccgattactcaaatgaagaacttctgatttcaaattttcttcgtcattttttaacgtgcttaattcgtcttccaattttgaaactttctcttgcacttgtgtattactttctgtaatctgttgtaccaaacgcttttctaactgcgtattattttcagttatttgttgtgtaaggcgagactctaactgtgatgtattttcagctatttgcgtcatttgctgtgccagacgattttctgtttgcactgccttttctgcattttcagctatttgctgtgccagacgatttcctgtttgcactgcattttctgtattttcagctattttctgtatagccactaacagcatgttcatgtccacactcgatgatgttcgttgttcttctactttttcttctacctttgtagaagtttctggcccaacaaattcgaactcgtccacattaattccatccgcttccattgcttcacgtaatcgtgcctgcagatccgccttttgcccgcttatcggcaaattacgctcctccagttccttttttaattgctgaattctcaattctccgaatttaaccatcttgaatttggattatttgacaatcccacttctgacaccaattgttacgaatttactcttgctagtttactttgttaggttcgtatctctggattgacaaataaaatcaacactgtttaatttaattcaacaactctttatttcacaactcgtctacactatagcagtttactcttagcactgattgattacgttggcgctgccacggcttatatagccacgcacttctcgctgatgccgacgtgtccttctagaatattgcgtctggaaattaccagaacatacggctatacggcgccagactcagcaattgtttaactagacaagcagacagtgcggcgccagatgtctattgtttcgacaagcagacagccgtggcgccagatgtctacaacaagacaaatgctattccatatacctacagctattgttcataatcagggatgcatatagtaatacaaatacaacttaatactacttttgtaacagtataTTAAGTGCAATGCAGTACATGTTACTGTTACACAACATGCTCAATaccttcaaatatatttttttcaacgttgtaatatttaatctaaataaatatttaatcaaattaaaatttctctGACGTTTAAAAGCAAATGAAACttattaaggggtcagtaggatAATcttaagaaaaagtttttttacattttctgttcccttatactattgttgcgaatttactccttgctagttttactttactaggttcgtatctctggattgacaaataaaaccaaaagccgtttaattcacttcaacaaaatctctttattttacaactcgtctacactatagcagtttactcttaacactggttgattacgttgacgctgccacggcttatatagccacgcgcTCCTCGCTGATGTCGAAGTGTCCTTGGACAACACagttctagaatattgcgtctggcaattataagaacataacgctatacggcgccagacgcaactATGGTTTAgacgccagactcagcaattgtttaagtagacaagcagacagccgcggcgccagatgtctacaacaagacaaatgctattccatatacctacagctattgttcataataagggatgcatatagcaatacaaatacaacttaatactacttttgtaacactatTATATCCTTAGAATTAattagaaacccactttaccattagaaggtttcaaaaaagggcaaaaataataataccgctcgacgttcggagcgctcggagtgcacaccttacacactttaaacgcgtttttctcaaaacacacttttttaaactggcggacatgatttcGGTCGAATTACTCAACTGATttgcttaatttgtttttaattgttcacaaaacgcctggctatcgtccctactagattcataatcttttataatttattgacaatgttatgacaaaatttatgtaaaaaaacatggggaaaaaaaaattaattacgtttttatttatcaacattttttcatgattctagtagggacgggtttttgtgtttcagatgatcaaAACATGAGAAGTCGtttccgccagtgaaaaaaacGCCAGCCTTTTCTCCGAcagatttcatcaaaaattgtttatacaaaagttctattgtagaaaaaaaatttctatgaaaaaaaatgtcaaaagacaggccagattaccctactgaccccttaaatatattgttacaaaaagtagtattaagttatatttgtattgctatatgcatcccttattatgaacaatagctgtaggtatatggaatagcatttgtcttgttgtagacatctggcgccgcactgtctgcttgtctacttcaacaattgctgagtctggcgccgcggctgtctgcttgcgtctggcgccgtatagccgtatgttctggaaatttccaggcgcaatattctagaaggacacgtcggcatcagcgagaagtgcgtggctatataagccgtggcagcgccaacgtaataaatcagtgctaagagaaaactgctatagtgtagacgagttgtgaaataaagagttgttgaattaaattaaacagtgttgattttatttgtcaatccagagatacgaacctaacaaagtaaactagcaagagtaaattcgtaacaattggtgtcagaagtgggattgtcaaataatccaaattcaagatggttaaattcggagaattgagaattcagcaattaaaaaaggaactggaggagcgtaatttgccgataagcgggcaaaaggcggatctgcaggcacgattacgtgaagcaatggaagcggatggaattaatgtggacgagttcgaatttgttgggccagaaacttctacaaaggtagaagagaaagtagaagaacaacgaacatcttcaagtgtagacatgaacacgttgttagtggctattaagcaaatggcagaaaatgcagtgcaaacagaaaatcgtctggcacagcaaatagctgaaaatacatcgcagttaaagtcttgccttacacaacaaatgactgaaaataatacgcagttagaaaagcgtttggtacaacagattacagaaaataatacacaagtgcaagagaaattttcaaaatttgaagacgaataaagcacaataaaaaatgacgaagaaaatttaagatcagaatttcttcaactgagtaatcgtatgcgagaactgcaactgcatggccctgcaccatcaacaaataatccaagattgaaggcacccacattcgatggaagtattccatttcaaattttcaaacttcagtttgaaaagacagcaatggccaataactggaatgcagcggacaaagtggcgtccttgtttgtatcattgaaaggacctgcggcagaaatccttcagactattccagactgtgaacgggacaactatgaggcattgatgagtgcgatagaaagacgatatggtagtgagcaccggaaacaaatataccagatcgaactgcaaaataggggtcagaaaatgaacgagtcattgcaagagttcgcaactgaaatagaacgactggctcatttggcaaatgcagatgcacctgtggattacattgagagggtaaaaattcaatgtttcataaatggaattcgtgatgtggacaccaaacgcgccacatatgcattgccaaaaagaacgtttgctgaaacggtttcgcacgccctcacacaggaaacagcttccctgctaagtaaaccagcacacaaagtacaaagagtcgaaatggaacaaccggcgctgatggaagaaatattgaagactctgaagacaattgctgcacagcgagtaaatacaacaggcagatgtttcaactgtagaaatACGGGTCACTTTGtccgaaattgcaagataaaagtaaacccatcaaaatggaaacaaccaacggaacatcgaaaggggattcaccacaaaaatgcggatgcattatcacgtcgcccttgtccactggaatgtaaacattgctccaaatcagaaggaaaagaaggtataatcgacgtgcgattactgaatatagaacctgaagatgattggactcctcaccgcatcagaatcaatcagctggaggaccctgatcttgcaaagctgataatagccaaagaaaatggggtacgaccaccaaaggaacaaataagtagcgagagtccaacggcaaaagcatattgggcccaatggaacagcataaacctcgttaatggataccttcatcgtacctgggaaagtgaagatggcaaacggtctcgtctgctgatcatagtaccgaagtccatgatcccgaaagtgttgaaagaatatcacaatggacctagtggagggcaccttggaataacaaaaactatagagaagattaaacaacggttctactggatcggttgtcgagattccatagcagaatggataagtaattgcgtagagtgcatgtcagctaaaggtcctaaagccaaaagtcgcggtaggctacaacagtacaacgtgggatcaccatttgaacgagtcgcaatggatattgcaggtccgttcccaaccagtacggccggaaacaaatatctactggttgtcatggattattt
This genomic stretch from Bactrocera dorsalis isolate Fly_Bdor chromosome 5, ASM2337382v1, whole genome shotgun sequence harbors:
- the LOC105233029 gene encoding trypsin-4; protein product: MLATKFQKMLSILILFSTILTHTSAQIRIVNGKEGRIEDFPYQVSLRRYSIHVCGGSVIGAEWVVTAAHCIEAFEKQPRVYSLRIGSSNRGKGGEVVSISKIYKHPLYNSGTMNFDVALLRTQKNRLRGEFVHPLKLPSQNTLIMDNKEAVVSGWGHMSSSEHVLSERLKYTSVKIVNQQKCSELMKSQGIVTEAMFCAAARNTDACQGDSGGPIQSSNILIGVVSWGVGCADPHYPGIYTRLSYSAVRIWIKLMTGL